In one Kwoniella botswanensis chromosome 3, complete sequence genomic region, the following are encoded:
- a CDS encoding S-(hydroxymethyl)glutathione dehydrogenase, which translates to MSTEGKTITCKAAIAWEAGKPLSIEDVEVAPPKEGEVRIKILYTGICHTDAYTLSGKDPEGAFPVILGHEGGGIVESVGEGVDNVKVGDHVIPLYTAECKECKFCKSGKTNLCGRVRATQGKGVMPDGTSRFKCKGKDILHFMGTSTFSQYTVVSKFSVVTVNSKAPLEKACLLGCGITTGYGAATKTPGIEGSNVAVFGIGCVGLSILQGAKAKNAKRIIAIDTNDKKEEWAKKFGATDFVNPTKLPEGKSIVDWLVEETDGGLDFTFDATGNVQVMRSALEACHKGWGVCNVIGVAPAGAEISTRPFQLVTGRTWKGSAFGGVKGRTELPGIVDDYLAGTLWVDEFVTHHQDLEGINKGFDDMHAGDCIRCVVSMGFDDAP; encoded by the exons ATGTCGACCGAAGGAAAA ACTATTACTTGTAAAGCGGCCATCGCATGGGAGGCAG GAAAACCCCTCTCGATCGAGGATGTCGAAGTAGCTCCAcccaaagaaggtgaagtcCGAATCAAGATCTTATA CACCGGTATCTGTCACAC CGACGCATACACCTTATCAGGTAAAGACCCCGAGGGAGCCTTTCCCGTCATTCTCGGACATGAAGGAGGTGGTATCGTCGAATCTGTCGGTGAAGGTGTGGACAACGTCAAAGTCGGTGATCACGTTATTCCACTTTACACTGCTG AATGCAAAGAATGTAAATTCTGTAAATCGGGCAAAACTAATCTCTgtggacgag TTCGAGCCACTCAAGGTAAAGGTGTGATGCCAGATGGTACCTCCAGATTCAAGTGTAAAGGAAAAGATATTTTGCATTTC ATGGGCACATCTACCTTCTCCCAATACACCGTCGTCTCCAAATTCTCCGTCGTCACCGTCAACTCCAAAGCACCTCTTGAGAAAGCCTGTCTCCTGGGATGTGGTATCACCACCGGATACGGAGCAGCCACCAAAACTCCAGGTATCGAAGGTTCCAATGTCGCGGTGTTCGGTATCGGTTGTGTAGGGTTGAGTATCCTGCAAGGTGCCAAGGCGAAGAATGCCAAGAGGATCATCGCGATCGATACTAATGAtaagaaggaggaatgggCCAAGAAGTTCGGTGCGA CCGACTTTGTCAACCCCACTAAACTTCCTGAAGGCAAATCCATCGTTGACTGGTTGGTAGAAGAGACTGATGGTGGTCTTGACTTCACCTTCGATGCTACTGGtaat GTCCAAGTGATGCGATCCGCTCTCGAAGCCTGTCACAAAGGTTGGGGTGTATGTAACGTCATCGGTGTCGCTCCTGCCGGTGCCGAGATCTCTACTCGACC ATTCCAACTT GTAACCGGTCGAACTTGGAAAGGATCTGCTTTCGGTGGTGTCAAAGGTCGAACTGAGTTACCAGGcattgttgatg ACTACCTCGCGGGTACACTCTGGGTAGATGAATTCgtcactcaccaccaagacCTGGAAGGTATCAACAAAGGGTTCGATGATAtgcat GCCGGTGACTGTATTCGATGTGTCGTCAGCATGGGTTTCGATGATGCTCCTTAG
- a CDS encoding hydroxymethylglutaryl-CoA synthase, with amino-acid sequence MSEFDIPARPSNVGILGLEMYFPKRCISEDALEDFDGVSKGKYTIGLGQKYMAFTDDKEDINSVALTVVSSLLKKYNVDPLSIGRLDVGTETLIDKSKATKTILMNLFAPSGNTDIEGIDSKNACYGSTAALFNVINWIQSESWDGRNAIVMCGDIAIYKEGSARPVGGMGACAMLIGPNAPLVIEPVHGTHIANTWDFYKPDLSAEYPTVDGPWTIAAYLGALDAAYSTYLEKAQKSRARAAKKLSLASVTAAVSDIAGAAKTFVNGINGDATNGVNGHAQNGVESKEVQGIEQFDYVCLHSPYGKLVQKGHARMFYNDYIRNPSSPKFANVPETISVEKTKTYTDKVVEKTFVGIASEHYKSAVVPGSDCVARCGNMYTASLYGALASVLASAPEGLETGKRIGMYAFGSGCAASFYALRVVGSTKEIAGKLQLKERLASMDVRPCEEYVTALKLREENHNAVKYSPQGSIDNIWPGAYYLEGVDELYRRTYAVKPVA; translated from the exons atGTCAGAATTCGATATCCCAGCTAGACCTTCCAACGTCGGTATCCTCGGTTTGGAGATGTACTTCCCtaagaga TGTATCTCAGAAGATGCTCTCGAGGACTTTGACGGTGTGTCCAAAGGGAAATATACCATTGGTTTAGGTCAAAAGTACATGGCTTTCACCGATGACAA AGAGGATATCAACTCGGTCGCTCTTACTG TCgtatcatcccttctcaaGAAGTACAACGTCGATCCCCTTTCCATCGGTCGACTGGACGTCGGTACCGAAACCCTCATCGATAAATCCAAAGCTACCAAGACAATCCTTATGAACCTCTTTGCCCCATCTGGAAATACCGATATCGAAGGTATCGACTCCAAGAACGCCTGTTATGGATCGACCGCAGCCTTGTTCAACGTCATCAACTGGATTCAATCTGAATCttgggatggaaggaatgCTATTGTCATGTGTGGTGATATTGCGATCTACAAGGAAGGTTCCGCTAGACCCGTTGGTGGTATGGGTGCTTGCGCCATGTTGATTGGACCAAATGCTCCGTTGGTGATCGAGC CCGTCCACGGTACCCACATCGCCAACACTTGGGATTTCTACAAACCTGATCTTTCAGCTGAATAC CCCACCGTGGACGGACCATGGACCATCGCCGCCTACCTTGGAGCCCTCGATGCCGCTTACTCTACATACCTTGAAAAAGCCCAGAAATCGCGAGCTAGAGCAGCCAAGAAACTCTCCCTCGCCTCTGTGACTGCCGCCGTATCAGATATCGCCGGTGCCGCCAAGACTTTCGTCAACGGTATAAACGGAGATGCTACCAATGGTGTCAATGGTCATGCTCAGAACGGTGTTGAGAGCAAGGAAGTTCAAGGTATTGAACAGTTTGATTATGTCTGTTTACACAG TCCCTATGGTAAACTCGTCCAGAAAGGACACGCTCGTATGTTCTACAAT GACTACATCCGAAACccttcatcacccaaatTCGCCAACGTGCCCGAGACCATCTCCGTCGAGAAGACCAAGACATATACGGATAAAGTGGTCGAGAAGACTTTCGTCGGTATCGCCTCGGAACACTACAAATCCGCTGTCGTACCAGGATCAGACTGCGTGGCTAGATGTGGTAACATGTACACTGCCTCTTTGTACGGTGCTCTTGCTAGTGTTCTTGCCAGTGCTCCCGAGGGTTTAGAG ACCGGTAAACGAATTGGAATGTACGCTTTCGGTTCAGGTTGTGCCGCTTCGTTCTACGCTTTGAGAGTTGTCGGATCCACCAAAGAGATTGCCGGTAAATTACAGTTGAAGGAGAGATTGGCTTCTATGGATGTTAGACCTTGTGAAGAATACGTTACTGccttgaag CTCCGAGAAGAGAACCACAACGCTGTCAAATACTCACCTCaaggatcgatcgataacATCTGGCCAGGTGCTTACTACTTGGAAGGTGTTGATGAGTTGTACAGAAGAACTTATGCCGTTAAACCTGTTGCCTAA